In Vagococcus luciliae, one genomic interval encodes:
- a CDS encoding PTS glucitol/sorbitol transporter subunit IIA — MEKVFETNVINIGSEAEMFKSENMIILFGENAPSTLSDYCFNIEVKNIEKDIEKGMTVSFDDNTYAITAVGDVVKKNLSDLGHITIKFDGSTEAELPGTLYVEEKALPTISIGTIISIQ, encoded by the coding sequence ATGGAAAAAGTATTTGAAACAAACGTAATTAACATTGGTAGCGAAGCAGAAATGTTTAAATCAGAAAACATGATTATCTTATTTGGTGAAAATGCCCCAAGTACATTATCAGATTATTGCTTTAACATTGAAGTAAAGAATATCGAAAAAGATATTGAAAAAGGTATGACAGTGAGTTTTGATGACAATACTTATGCCATTACAGCTGTAGGAGATGTTGTGAAAAAAAATCTCTCAGATTTAGGTCATATCACCATCAAATTTGATGGATCAACAGAAGCGGAATTACCTGGAACACTTTATGTTGAAGAAAAAGCATTACCAACGAT